The following nucleotide sequence is from Aedes aegypti strain LVP_AGWG chromosome 3, AaegL5.0 Primary Assembly, whole genome shotgun sequence.
tacaaacaacagtgtcgtcgttcagcggccagtgaaagaaactgaatgtttgaaaggttgttgcctgtactttttgtcgctggcgccaactgtaagCGTTTAAGatcgaaataaacagtcgttaccctattgtctTATTTACAATAGCATTTAACACATGGTAATAATTCTAAAGAAGTTGATAAGAAtactgtactttttgccgccgGCACCAACTGTTGGCGTTTATAGACGAAGTAAACAGTCGTTATCCTATTGATTATTAACGTGTAGTTATAGTTAACCGTCACTCAAcgagcaagaaatcacattgattgatttgaatactgagaaataggaattgaaaatgtgattaTCAATATTCAGttcgtattttttcaaaaccacCAATCGAAGGATTGGCCCTCTTGAATTGTTACACGAGATATCATGTGaaaatcgagatgtggagactcgactgtattttaaatttgtattttgtctTGGCAACACTGAATAAAATTCGACCTAATTATTCTTCGCTGCCACAGTAGACATTGAtgtaaacaaaaattcaatttccaacgatattatttttttttttttttctttggggtGTCTAGTTAGACGGCTAAGACCGATCACGGTCCATCTCGCCAACGATATTATTTTGCAacgcgccatacaaaaacgGTTTTTCGCTGTGATATTCCTAAAAATCGTAATTTTTAATGTGTTTTCCGACGTTTTGATAACATTAAACGATCCAAGTGAGCTTGTTGTCACtcatttgttgaatattctaTGTGATTGATTGAATCTTCCCTCAATTTCAGCCTTGATAAGATGTCCGATCCGGTACTGCTCCGTCACCTCAAAGGGCACCGAAGTCGAGTAACGGGAATTTCGTTCCACCCGGAAGGTAATCGGTTTGTGTCCGGCTCCACCGACAACACGGCCATCGTATGGAACATCAACGAGCAGGTGCGCTGTATGCGGTTCGAGGCACACACCGACGTGGTCAACGATATCTGCTGGTCACCGGATGGACGGATCGTGGCCTCGGCTTCCAAGGACCGAACCGTCAAAATCTGGGTGCCCTCGTTGATGGGCAATTGCGACGAGTTTCGGGCACACACATCGAACATCCGATCGGTGGATTTCGATTCCAAGGGGAAGAAGCTAATAACGGCCTCGGATGATAAATCGGTCAAGCTGTGGAAGGTATCTCGGAAGCACTTCGTGTCCTCTTTCACTGGCCATACGAATTGGGTGCGTTGCGCGCGGTTCAGTCCAAATGATAAACTGATAGCTTCCTGCGGAGACGACCGGGCGTTGAAACTGTTCGATCCCCAGTCCGGAGAGTGCGTGCACAGTTTCGTGGATCAGAAGGGAGCAGGGAACAAAGTCGCTTGGCATCCGGACGGAACCCTGGTGGCCATTGCCTTGGACAACGCACGCGTCAAGATTTTCGACATCAAGGTTCGGAAGCTGATCCAGTACTACCGGATATTTGAGGGTTCGGTGAACTCGTTGGACTTTCACCCTTCCGGCAACTATTTGATCACTGGGAGTGATGATGGGGCGGTGAAGATTATCGATCTGTTGGAGGGAAGACACATCTATACGCTTACCGGACATACGGGACCGGCGACAGCGGTGAAATTTTCCTCTAATGGGCAAGTGTTCGGTACCGGAAGCGATGATCGGCATGTAAGtacttacttatttatttatttatttgttttttcattattcaaaaataatgtaTAAGGCAATGCTCTATTTTAAATGGAAGCtcttttttttaccaaaatggtctctaagaTACTTTTATCCTTCTTTTCCTTATGAATGAAACTTGGTGCAAAATT
It contains:
- the LOC5577243 gene encoding POC1 centriolar protein homolog, yielding MSDPVLLRHLKGHRSRVTGISFHPEGNRFVSGSTDNTAIVWNINEQVRCMRFEAHTDVVNDICWSPDGRIVASASKDRTVKIWVPSLMGNCDEFRAHTSNIRSVDFDSKGKKLITASDDKSVKLWKVSRKHFVSSFTGHTNWVRCARFSPNDKLIASCGDDRALKLFDPQSGECVHSFVDQKGAGNKVAWHPDGTLVAIALDNARVKIFDIKVRKLIQYYRIFEGSVNSLDFHPSGNYLITGSDDGAVKIIDLLEGRHIYTLTGHTGPATAVKFSSNGQVFGTGSDDRHIMIWKANFNGESSENSLYSSECSDLQLQENGTRPRLPMPSSKKLSYDDCHGTDEDEDGRFISGKENHPDTSILVDARKTDNFHVTDVHEVSD